TGAATGCTAATGCTATCCTCACTTTGTTTATGACTTCGAAATATCTCCCCTTTTCCTTTGGGATCAATTCGTAACGTATACGTTCCCTGATTCCAGGAGAGTAGCTTCATCAGACCTTGACCGGAGTACTCAGGAAAGGTACCCGCACCTGTCAAGCCACCCATGGCATAAGTTCGGTTGAATATATTAACCTGTAAAGGATAGGTTGCTACCTGAGAAGCCAGTTTCTCACCATCGAACCAGCCCAACACATCCGCCTGCTGGAGCCCGGGTGACTTGGCACGTATAATTTCGTCTTCCTCCCAACCTATCTTATGAAGCTCGTTATGATAACGTTTATTGCTCAAACGTATTAGATTATTAGAGCTTAAGTCATACGCAAAGTCTCGACACTCTTTTTTATAATGAATGATTGTCAGTCACTGTCCTTTTTGAAAAAGGTCCTTCTTTAAAGGACCTCAATACCTAGTGCATGTTTAATAAATGTATAAAGCTCATCTGTTTGTACTTTTGCTTCCATTTCATCTATTTGATCATACAAATAAATCTGCTCGGCGGCTGATTCAATGATACCAATTAGCAGCCGTGCTGTTCGGTTAACATCCAAAGATGATCGGATAGTTCCTCTGGCTTGCGCCTTGCCTAACAATGTTGACATCCATTTGTAGTAAGGGGCATATATGGACTCCCATTCTTTTAAATACTCACTTGATGCAAGCCCTGCAAAGAGGAGCGCAGTCTTCTCACGTTCCTCATTTTGCAATTGAAATACAGTTCGGATTAAAACTTGGAGTTGTTCTTGAATTGCAGCCTCGGGATCTACATTCTTTTCCAGATAACTTAGTGTTTTTTGGACCATTACTTCAGCAATAGAAGGCATAACGGCTAGTTTGGATGGAAAATACAAATAAAATGTACCTTGAGCAATACCAGCACGCTTAACTATATCGGACACTTTGGTTTTTTCAATGCCTTTGCTGCTTAGAACTTCAATAGCTGCTTGGATAATACGTGCTTTTTTATCTTCGATATTCTAGCCCTCCTTGCATACAATAAATAAATCAGCAACTTTTCCAAAACAACTAAATTAATCATCAATGATCTTAGGTCCTATAAACCAAAAGAGTGTTCTTCCCATTGTAAACTTTAATAGTTCACGGTACTCCTCTTTTTCTATTTCTCCACCTAAAATCAGCATTTGATATGTTTCTCCTCTTTCTTGAATAGAGAGGTTGGTCTCCTTGTAGCCATGATTCAGATAGAACATCTTTCTTCTTACTCTTTCGTCTTGATCCGAAGCTTTTGTTTTTGTGGATTCAATATTTAGAATTATGCGTTTGTCGGAATATTTATCATTATAAATTGGAGCGCTTTACTCCGTAATACTATTGTTAGCTCCACCACGGTTCCGAGAATACCAAGAAATAATGCACCAATCTTATAGACAAAAGAACTATCGTCGTCTGGCGACGCGCTATGATAAATTAAATTCTACGTTTAAGGCATTTTTGGCCTTGGCATCCATTGTGGTGTAGCTTGCACTGAGTTTGAAAACACGCCCTGGTACGTGATCACGATGATTATATATAATTATTCTTAACATAAAAGCCGTCCCTAATGAAAGGACGGCCTTTATATTTGCTATATGCTAATCTAAATCAGACCCATTTGATGCACTGAGTCTCCTTCCTAACTAGTTTTGCTTAGACAACAAGCGTCAGCAACTTATCTTGTGTCAAAACTGATGAGTTTGTTGTTTCAATAACATCCAAATAATCACTGGTATTCGAGATTATAACAGGCGTGATCGGATTGTATCCGGCTTCCTTAATCTTCTCAAGATCAAAATCAATTAATAGATCTCCTTGGCGGACCTGATCTCCTGCCTTTACTCGAGGCGTGAAATACTGCCCTTTTAATTGAACGGTATTGATTCCAATATGAATCAGTATCTCCGCGCCATTCTCGGACATTATAATTACAGCATGACCTGACTTAAGTACAGTACCAATCGTACCGTTCACTGGCGAAAAGGCTTGGCCAACACTCGGGATTATTGCAATACCTTTCCCCATAGCACCTTCTGCAAAGGCAGGATCGGGAACTTCAGTCAAGGATTTCACATCACCTGTTAATGGGCTGACCAGTATCTCTTTCATTAAGCTCGGCGAACCATCAGTAACATTGACACTTGCTTCTGGTTGAATAGCCTTTGTTTCTACAGTAGGAGTTTCATTAATTGGCTCAGCTACTGTTACAGCTTTTTTATCCATGTATCCGAAAAGAATCGTCAGAATTAAACCAATACCCATGGCAGCTGCAATTCCTATTAAATAATACCCAATAGGTTCAAATGCACCGATTGAAAAAATATTTTGGAAGACAAATGCTGTAGCATACGTATGGAAACCGCCATTAATTGCCCCTCCGATAGCTCCGGCAATAATAACATAGGGAATCGTGCGCTTGTAACGCAGCAATATCCCGTAGACAGTCGGCTCAGAGACACCTGCTAACAACAGGCTTAATGTAGAGGAACCAGCAATTGATTTCAAAGGCTTTTCTTTGGATTTAATAAAAACAGCCAGAGCCACCCCAGCCATCGCAAAGTTAGAGGCTGCCCACATCGCAAGGATTGGATCGGTTCCATTCGTAAGATTTGCCAGAACGATCGGAATAATGCCCCAATGAAGGCCAAAAACAACAAGGAAAAAGATTAACCCGCCAATGACAGCTCCTGTCAACAGCCCGCTTACTCCCATGAGATAATTAATGGCATCGGCTATCGCGTTTCCGACATATACTCCAAATGGGCCAAAGATCATAACAGTGAGCGGTACAATGATGACTAAAGACAATAACGGAACCAAAAACGTCTGCAGCTCTTTATAGATGATTTTCTTTAGATATTTCTCCACGTAAGAGAATATCCAAATAGCTACGAACACCGGAAAGACGGTTGACGAATAATCCATTAGGACTACAGGAATGCCTAGAAATGAAGAAGTTTTTCCATTGGCCAATAACCCCGTAAAATTCGGCTCCATTAATGCTGCACCAATAACTCCACCTACATAAGGATTGACGCCGAATTTGAACGCTGCAGAGACACCCAGGAATATAGGCAGGAAATAGAAGACGGCATTTGCTGCTGCAGCCAGGATTAGGTAAGTTCCACTTTCGGCAGAGATCCATCCAAAAGTTGTGAATAAGGTTAGGAAAGCTTTAAGTATCCCCGCCCCCGCCATAGCAGGCAACAGGGGAGATAAACTTCCAGAAATCACTGCAAAAATTCTGGACATGATCTTCTCCTTAGGTTTATCTCCATCCTCGGATGCAGTATTGCCCGCCCCTAGTTTGCTGGTTTTCATAATCTCTTGATACACGTGTGCAACGTCACTCCCGATAACCACTTGGAATTGACCACCACTTTCTACGACCGATAGCACTCCTTCCAATCTTTTCAGCTTCTCTTTATCGGGTACATGATTGTCTTTTAAATTAAATCTCAATCGGGTTGCACAATGGACAAGATTCGTGACATTCTCCTCTCCCCCAATGTTCTGCACGATATCTTTGGCTAGTCTTTCGTACTTCATTTGTTCTCGCTCCTTTATACCTCATTCTTTTTATATGAAACAAAAAAACCTGAACAGGTGATAAAGCACACTGAAAACCAGTACACTCATCACTTATCCAGGCTTTGCCCAACTAATGGTAACAACCCTGCTATTTATTGTAATGGCTAATCTCTGCTGGTCACACGCCTAATATGGAGCATGAAATAGACCATTTCACCTTCGGTTGTCTCAACTTGATACTCTTCCCGTAAATATGCTCTTACCTTCTCACTGCAGGCAAAAGCTTCAGGATACTTGGCAACGACTTGTTCGTACAGCTCATCATCCTCAGAAGGAATCGATTCATGACGCATGGTGCGATAAGAAAAATATTTTAAGTGAGTCACAAAGCGGCTATAATTTAACGAATTCTCATCTAGCTCAATCCCATAATGAAGTGTTACTATATTAAGAATTCCTTGAACCATCTGGGTTACCATTAAGGTCTGCTCCATTTCCTGACCATCCTGCTGACTATTCACAAAATGCATTGCAATAAAGCCAGCTTCATCTACAGGTAATTTAATTCCTGTTTCCTTTTCAATTAAGTGTAGTGCATGCATTGCCGTGTGATATTCTTTCGGATAAAACTTCTGTATCTCCCAGAGCAGCGCATTCTTGAGACTCAATCCCTGTGCGGCGCGCGTAATTGCATAACTAATATGATCTGTAAGAGCCAGGTAGATATTATTGCTAAAGGAAGTATTTAGATCCTTTACTGCATAACGGATAATTTGATCTGTCAATTCTAGATGCTTTGTAGGAATCTCACTCAGTAATGTAGATAGCCGCTCAGATAATTCTTTAGTCTCCATCACGAAAGTCTTCTCAATTCTGGATGGATCTATATTTTCATCTGGATTTTTCCGATAGGCTAGTCCCTTTCCAATAACAATGATCTCGGATCGATTTGGCCCTTCTACCAATGCAACATTATTGTTGAATATTTTTTTAATCCTCATGAGTTCGCCCACTTTATATTTTTTACTAACAAAAAAAACCTAAACTAATCCAAAACTAAACATAATTTAGTACGGATTGGTTTAGGCTTTGCCTGCATTGCAGTAACAACCCTAATATTAATTGTATAGTTATTATACAGGATGGGGATAGCGTTTTCAACGGAAAAATAATCCCAAATTTGGATTTTGACACCTGTCGTTTAATTTAGAAATTGCATAGTTAAAATATCACCTGAGCGAGGTTAGCTGTACAGTGTGAATAAACTGTAATTCTCCAATTCAAATAAATTAAATTCAATTACATATAATGTTATATATATTAGTAAACAAATTACAATCTAAAATTAATTGTTTTGGTCATTATGAAATCAATTTGTTCTTCATCACCCATATAAAAAGAGTGTGCGCCAGTTTGAACAAACCCCATTTTCTTATAAAAAGCAATAGCGTTTTTATTTTTTTCCCATACACCGAGCCAGATTTTCTTTTTATTATGTTCCATCGCAATTTCCATTGCTTTATTTAGCAGATATTTACCAAGCCCATGTTTTTGAAATTTGTTCTTTATATAAATCCTCTCAATTTCGAATGACTCATCACCCATTTTTTCGGATTGGGCATCATTCATATTTACCTTTAAATATCCAGCGAGTTCTTCATTGAAATAGATGAAAAAGATTTCTGAAGAGATATTGGACAATTCCTCCTCCAACTGTTTAGGGTTAAATGCTCTTTCCAGGTAGGCTTTCATATTTTCAGGTGAATTCTGATCTTTAAATGTATCGTTGAATGTTTCAATACTTATTTCTTGGAGTATTTGTAAATCTTCACGGTTGCACTTTATGATTTTTACAGTCATTTTAGTGTATCGCTCCTTTATATAAATCAATAATTTCTCTTGTTCCCCTTTTTCACAAATTCCCAGTCATTCCCTATATTTTCTCTTACTCTTTGAAGAAGATAAAAAATGGTTTCTACTTCTCCTTCCGAAAATCCCTCTAATGCAACGTTATTGGAATAATCATTTTCTCTTTTTATAAAAGGATAAACATTGTTCCCTCTCTCTGTTGGAAAGAGTTTTTTAATTTTTTTGTTATGGTTATCCTCTTTCTTTTCAATAAATCCATTAATTACAAGCTTTTTTATAGCACGAGATGCAGTTGTTCGATCTACTTTTATCATCTCAGCTAACTTTTCTTGAATGATTCCTGGGTTTTCACATATTCGCACAAGGTACAAATACTGCCCTTTTGTAAGATCATATTCTTTAAATTCTATATTACTTATAGAATCTAATGCCCTTGCTATCATTCCAATTTCACGAAGTACTTCCTTCATAAATTAACTCCTTCGCATCTATTTTATTGCAAATGCAATAAAAATGGTATATATTAAATTTACCCTGATTTTGTTGCATTTGCAACATGGAATTATGATAAAGAGGTCGAGTAAAGTGAGATATATTTTTTTTGTATTAGGAATTTTTATATTATCCCTTGGAATTTCTTTCACTATACAATCAGACCTTGGGACTTCACCTTTTGATGCACTTTTGGTAGGACTGTCCATAAATGTGGGGCTTACTGTGGGAAGTTGGGAAATCATAATAGCTATAATATTGATATGTTGTAATTCACTTTTAAAAAGACAAAGACCAGAAGTTTTGGGGTTGTTAACAGCATTTATAACGGGTATTGGTATTGATATGTGGCTTTTTTTATTGCACAATTTGATAACACCTGAACTATGGTACAGCAAAGTTGTTTGTTTTGGAATTGGTTTAGTTGTTGTAGGATTAGGAACTGCAATATATTTGCAGACAAATTTTGCACCCATTCCAGTTGACCGTTTAACAATAATCATACAAGAATTAACTAGAACAAATCTATTTTTTTCGAGAACATTCATCTACCTCATATTCTTGATCATAGCAGTGATTTTAAATGGACCAATTGGCGTTGGAACTTTGTTAACCGTTTGTTTAGGGGGGCTAATACTCAATTGCTTTATGCCATTTACTGAAAAAGTACTAGACCGCATATTAACACACTCTGGTACATCACCAAATCATGAGAAAGATAAAAAGCATTCTATATAGACACCGCGTGATGTAAAAAAAGAAACCCACGTCTCAAAATGACGGGGTTTCTCGACAATCTGAGAGGCCCTAAGCCTCTCTTTTATGCCTTCCGATTATTTTGGAGCAATTTCCCTGTAAATAAAATAGTCAAAATCAGCATGACGGCGGGTTCCACCCAAATCCTGAACGCAAACTCCGACAAAAGTTCCCGTGAACCGGAGCAGGTCAGAAGCTTCATCCGCTAGATGAAGGATATTGATTTTCACGCCAATCGACTGCCAATCTGAGCCGCCCAGGGCATAAAAAAAATGCAGGCAATCTCGGCACACCGCGGCCTTTAATCGAATTGGCCCCGAGCTTGGAAGTGACAGGTCTTGCGCAAGCAGCTCGTCGTAGTTGCCCCGGATCGTTTGTATAATCCCGAGGACTCTGCCCTGCTCCTCCACATGCGTGATTCTCAGATACACATAATCTTCCGTATCGTAATAAAGGATTAATCCTGTCATTTGCTGAAAGCTCTCAAGCGCAAATACCCTTTTCTCTCGCTTAAGGTCAACCAGTTGGTATCCGGAGGGATACGGAGCGTACTCCATTGCAAACGCAGCGTGGATTCATCAAAATCATCCTTCTCCGGTTCAATCTCAAATGGATGAGCGGGAAGTAGCGGAGCCTTGACATGGACTGAAGGACTATTGCCCCCCCCTCAATACGCAACCAGCCATTATCGTCCCAGAAGCAGTGCTGCAATGCTGTTTCCCTGCCCAAAGTACATCGGAGTTCTGCCGTTGGTCTTCCACACAAGTGAGCCAAGTACCACTCCCCGTTTTGGGTTTCCACCAAGGATGCATGCCCTGCCTTTTGGAGAACCAGTTCCGAATGATCGCTGCTTGTCAGCATAGGGTTCAGCGGATCTTTCTCGCGCGGTATCTGTGTCTTGATAATCAGTTGTCCTAATCGGGTGCTTCCGGAGAGAATAATCAGGTCTTTGCTGCTCGTATCCTTGGTATAATCGATGTCCGACTCCAGCACTTGCTTCCAGGTAACCCGGCCGCTGGCCGCATCGGAATGATAAATGGTTTCTCCCAATGCATTGCTAACGGTAACACTCATACCGTATTTATCCCGGGCTGACACAAAGTCTTGGTTTAATTCCAGGAGGTTAAACGGATCAAGATCGATAAGGATCACTCCTCTGAACGCTCCGTCTGAGCCGAGCAGCACTCTGCCGACGGTGATTAGAGCACCGTCCCCCCGATCCTCATAATAAGAGCGGTCGTGCAATCCTGTAATAAAAAGTTTTTCGTTCGAGCCGCGCAGCCGCTTGTACCATTCTTGCGACAATAGTGAAGTTTCGTTTACCATGCTGGTGGTATTGGAATACTGATAGACGCTGTTGTCTTCGCTGATTAGGATCAGATTACCTATCTCCGGTCTCAGTATGGCTACCCTCATAAGCAGGCGCTGTATGGTCAATCGCTGGAGGGCCTGTTCGTCTATAGGCTGGCTCCGTGTGTCGCCCAGTTTGTTGATGATGTCGTTATCAACTAGGACCGACTTGGTTACCCTATCATATTCTTCCATGAACTGATTCAAGGTGGTCTCAAGCTGCGAGGTGTACAAGGCAGCGAATTCTTGTGAGGAATCCTCCAATTCTGCAGCCGCTTGATGATAAATGAATGCGCTTACAATCAAGAATGGAATAACACAAGCCACAAGATATCCCATCAACAGTTTATTTTGAAGCCTCATGTTCCTTAGCTTCGTCACTGCTCCGTGGAACCACTTATCATCCACCATCTTTGATCCTTCCCCTGCTAAGCGTCTTTTGTCCCATTGTACACGCTGCAACCTCCATTTGCACTAATCTCATTAGAAATCATAAAAATGACTGTGTTTATCTTAAAAATGACATGTTGATCATTTATTTTCCAGTGCTTATATTTTATGAAAACGGATACATTTTCCGTTTTGTATCATTTTTTACACGCCTATAATTTTTTGCAGGGAGGTGAGAATAAGTACCAATGTACTAAATCATTTTAAAACAGATGTCGGTAGGATCAATCCATTTTGATGATTGTAGCAAGCGATAATAAAATACTGCTTATTTGGAGGCGAAATGGATGGAAAAAAGATTCTTTTTAGTCTTCACGATGCTTAGTTTATTATTATCAATGGGAATACCGACACAGGCTGCTTCCATCGTATCTTCAGACACCAACAGTTCGGAAGCCGGAAACAATGGAATCGGAAGAGTGGAAATAAGCACTATTCCATTACCGGATGAAGTGAAGGTGTTGGAAAGCAGTACTTACACGTACTCAGGGAAGGTCCTTATTATTTATAAAACAGAGAACGATATCCTTACAGCCGATTTTTGGAACATAGGTGTTCTCAACGATAACGGAACGAATTTCAAGATCATCTACTCTGGAGTCATCCCGACAAAACCAAAGTCGCCTGGGATCCGGATTATGCCATTCCAGGATAATAAGCGGGTATTGCTGGGGGATTATGT
This DNA window, taken from Paenibacillus kribbensis, encodes the following:
- a CDS encoding sterol carrier protein domain-containing protein — its product is MSNKRYHNELHKIGWEEDEIIRAKSPGLQQADVLGWFDGEKLASQVATYPLQVNIFNRTYAMGGLTGAGTFPEYSGQGLMKLLSWNQGTYTLRIDPKGKGEIFRSHKQSEDSISIQTMTTMLLGYKRPEYLHKIGRIKCAPETIELLENTIEQKTPYFSDFF
- a CDS encoding TetR family transcriptional regulator, translating into MEDKKARIIQAAIEVLSSKGIEKTKVSDIVKRAGIAQGTFYLYFPSKLAVMPSIAEVMVQKTLSYLEKNVDPEAAIQEQLQVLIRTVFQLQNEEREKTALLFAGLASSEYLKEWESIYAPYYKWMSTLLGKAQARGTIRSSLDVNRTARLLIGIIESAAEQIYLYDQIDEMEAKVQTDELYTFIKHALGIEVL
- a CDS encoding beta-glucoside-specific PTS transporter subunit IIABC, whose translation is MKYERLAKDIVQNIGGEENVTNLVHCATRLRFNLKDNHVPDKEKLKRLEGVLSVVESGGQFQVVIGSDVAHVYQEIMKTSKLGAGNTASEDGDKPKEKIMSRIFAVISGSLSPLLPAMAGAGILKAFLTLFTTFGWISAESGTYLILAAAANAVFYFLPIFLGVSAAFKFGVNPYVGGVIGAALMEPNFTGLLANGKTSSFLGIPVVLMDYSSTVFPVFVAIWIFSYVEKYLKKIIYKELQTFLVPLLSLVIIVPLTVMIFGPFGVYVGNAIADAINYLMGVSGLLTGAVIGGLIFFLVVFGLHWGIIPIVLANLTNGTDPILAMWAASNFAMAGVALAVFIKSKEKPLKSIAGSSTLSLLLAGVSEPTVYGILLRYKRTIPYVIIAGAIGGAINGGFHTYATAFVFQNIFSIGAFEPIGYYLIGIAAAMGIGLILTILFGYMDKKAVTVAEPINETPTVETKAIQPEASVNVTDGSPSLMKEILVSPLTGDVKSLTEVPDPAFAEGAMGKGIAIIPSVGQAFSPVNGTIGTVLKSGHAVIIMSENGAEILIHIGINTVQLKGQYFTPRVKAGDQVRQGDLLIDFDLEKIKEAGYNPITPVIISNTSDYLDVIETTNSSVLTQDKLLTLVV
- the licT gene encoding BglG family transcription antiterminator LicT gives rise to the protein MRIKKIFNNNVALVEGPNRSEIIVIGKGLAYRKNPDENIDPSRIEKTFVMETKELSERLSTLLSEIPTKHLELTDQIIRYAVKDLNTSFSNNIYLALTDHISYAITRAAQGLSLKNALLWEIQKFYPKEYHTAMHALHLIEKETGIKLPVDEAGFIAMHFVNSQQDGQEMEQTLMVTQMVQGILNIVTLHYGIELDENSLNYSRFVTHLKYFSYRTMRHESIPSEDDELYEQVVAKYPEAFACSEKVRAYLREEYQVETTEGEMVYFMLHIRRVTSRD
- a CDS encoding GNAT family N-acetyltransferase translates to MTVKIIKCNREDLQILQEISIETFNDTFKDQNSPENMKAYLERAFNPKQLEEELSNISSEIFFIYFNEELAGYLKVNMNDAQSEKMGDESFEIERIYIKNKFQKHGLGKYLLNKAMEIAMEHNKKKIWLGVWEKNKNAIAFYKKMGFVQTGAHSFYMGDEEQIDFIMTKTINFRL
- a CDS encoding MarR family winged helix-turn-helix transcriptional regulator; the encoded protein is MKEVLREIGMIARALDSISNIEFKEYDLTKGQYLYLVRICENPGIIQEKLAEMIKVDRTTASRAIKKLVINGFIEKKEDNHNKKIKKLFPTERGNNVYPFIKRENDYSNNVALEGFSEGEVETIFYLLQRVRENIGNDWEFVKKGNKRNY
- a CDS encoding YczE/YyaS/YitT family protein codes for the protein MRYIFFVLGIFILSLGISFTIQSDLGTSPFDALLVGLSINVGLTVGSWEIIIAIILICCNSLLKRQRPEVLGLLTAFITGIGIDMWLFLLHNLITPELWYSKVVCFGIGLVVVGLGTAIYLQTNFAPIPVDRLTIIIQELTRTNLFFSRTFIYLIFLIIAVILNGPIGVGTLLTVCLGGLILNCFMPFTEKVLDRILTHSGTSPNHEKDKKHSI
- a CDS encoding PDC sensor domain-containing protein, translating into MVDDKWFHGAVTKLRNMRLQNKLLMGYLVACVIPFLIVSAFIYHQAAAELEDSSQEFAALYTSQLETTLNQFMEEYDRVTKSVLVDNDIINKLGDTRSQPIDEQALQRLTIQRLLMRVAILRPEIGNLILISEDNSVYQYSNTTSMVNETSLLSQEWYKRLRGSNEKLFITGLHDRSYYEDRGDGALITVGRVLLGSDGAFRGVILIDLDPFNLLELNQDFVSARDKYGMSVTVSNALGETIYHSDAASGRVTWKQVLESDIDYTKDTSSKDLIILSGSTRLGQLIIKTQIPREKDPLNPMLTSSDHSELVLQKAGHASLVETQNGEWYLAHLCGRPTAELRCTLGRETALQHCFWDDNGWLRIEGGAIVLQSMSRLRYFPLIHLRLNRRRMILMNPRCVCNGVRSVSLRIPTG